A window of the Labeo rohita strain BAU-BD-2019 chromosome 1, IGBB_LRoh.1.0, whole genome shotgun sequence genome harbors these coding sequences:
- the dlc1 gene encoding rho GTPase-activating protein 7 isoform X2, whose protein sequence is MILTQIEAKEACTWLRAAGFPQYAQLYEDGQFPIEISSVTRDHDFLDQDAIEALCRRLNTLNKCALMRLEITPQRKRSEDSDEDEPCAISGRWTFQRDSKRWSRLDQLDLDVFSPPAGDTGSFTPFLSQDDRFARGPLLKEGVNASSESVLTDLSEQPEVGSLHSAGSGGRGGSLSTTVPSSPATTISNANTATTTRASSVASVCSSGTSGANEDSLSDGVPSPLERGTFAFDVKPSLISSGAEKSTRSRAKSFLKRMESLRLRTTSNASSKRKKKGVAGQGRLEISGPVLKEGLDEDKLRRLNCVDIATLDRNANRTRNITYSTQTSSGSAGSSQSEASSGSAVSTPSPVSRARSHSTAAGSTKRGGMYLEGFDPFNFVVLQPSEDQEGKQNHQAQSKRTEPSSTVENNRRNRQSSDNRRMEEEESREEEGGVIFFYLPEGHKPGTFPKALADGGSYRGGDNTSRRPPRRGSAASLDSRLSVYDNVPFSEVGDDEDEAEGEEESKLEDVLERVSGLQRLVNAWSETGTGEEEEDEEEEEGDSDSALDSASPCPSSPLQNRLEETENGSDQDSTGNPLAERDETLSSRERCDSGVGASLTRANRPQKLRWPSFQSSHRPSLSSTVLQVGCQSVLQMNLLQKYSLLKLTALLERYTPTNKHGFSWAVPKFMKRIKVRDYKDRSVFGVPLQVIVQRSGQPLPQSIQQAMRYLRSQCLDQVGLFRKSGVKSRIQALRHMNESCGAGGGGVNYEGQSAYDVADMLKQYFRDLPEPLLTSKLSDTFLQIYQYVPKEQRLQAVRAAVLLLPDENREALQTLLCFLSDVTASVGENQMTCTNLAVCLAPSLFHLNTLRRESSSPRVMNRKNTLGKPDQRDLNENLAATHGLAHMIQECRKLFLIPEEMSRCRNSYVEQGLSPMRMEVLVEDCGSCSYQSLLKDSTDALLKEAKDKFKGYDSCSTPENAELAYKKVQDGSSLRQWKVCVDVPASAEDVLQRILREQERWDEDLLECRIVETLEHNMEVYQYIRNSMAPHPPRDHVVLRSWVTDLPKGVCALVCVSVDHESAAVLGVRANVLTSRYYIEPCGPNKSRLTHISRIDCRGRCPEWYNKLYGHLCAAEVVRIRDSFTCLDK, encoded by the exons ATGATCCTTACTC aAATTGAGGCGAAGGAGGCGTGTACATGGCTGAGGGCTGCAGGTTTTCCACAGTACGCTCAGCTTTACGAAG ACGGTCAGTTCCCGATTGAGATTTCTTCAGTTACCAGAGATCATGACTTCTTGGATCAAGATGCCATTGAGGCCCTGTGCAG GAGACTGAACACCCTAAACAAGTGCGCTCTTATGAGATTAGAGATCACCCCTCAAAGAAAAAGA AGTGAGGACTCTGATGAGGACGAGCCATGTGCTATAAGTGGCCGTTGGACTTTCCAACGGGACAGCAAGCGTTGGTCTCGCCTGGACCAGCTGGACCTGGATGTGTTCTCCCCTCCAGCTGGAGACACTGGCTCCTTCACGCCCTTTCTTTCCCAAGATGATCGATTTGCCAGAGGACCCCTTCTAAAGGAGGGAGTTAATGCTAGTTCAGAGAGCGTCTTAACTGATCTTAGTGAGCAGCCAGAGGTGGGCTCTCTGCACAGTGCTGGTAGTGGAGGTCGAGGAGGATCCCTGAGTACCACTGTACCGTCCAGCCCTGCTACAACCATCTCCAATGCTAACACAGCCACCACAACCAGGGCAAGCTCAGTTGCTAGTGTTTGCTCCTCTGGAACGTCAGGTGCCAATGAAGACTCCCTGTCTGATGGGGTTCCATCACCGCTTGAACGCGGCACCTTTGCATTCGATGTAAAACCAAGCTTGATAAGCAGCGGTGCTGAAAAAAGCACACGTTCAAGAGCAAAAAGTTTTTTGAAGCGCATGGAAAGCTTGCGGTTACGCACCACCAGCAATGCATCCTCCAAGCGCAAAAAGAAGGGTGTAGCTGGGCAAGGTAGGCTGGAGATCAGCGGGCCTGTACTGAAAGAGGGTCTTGATGAAGACAAACTGCGACGCCTCAATTGTGTGGACATTGCAACTCTGGATCGGAATGCGAACCGAACCCGAAACATCACCTATTCCACGCAGACAAGCAGTGGGAGTGCAGGGAGTAGCCAATCAGAGGCCAGCAGTGGGAGTGCTGTAAGTACGCCCAGTCCAGTCTCAAGAGCACGTAGTCACAGCACAGCAGCGGGGTCCACCAAGAGAGGTGGGATGTACCTGGAAGGCTTTGAcccatttaattttgttgtgctgCAACCTTCGGAAGACCAAGAAGGGAAGCAGAATCACCAGGCCCAAAGTAAGAGGACAGAGCCAAGCTCAACAGTAGAGAACAATCGGCGCAACCGTCAAAGTTCAGATAACAGACGTATGGAGGAAGAAGAGAGTCGAGAAGAGGAAGGAGGTGTGATCTTCTTCTACTTGCCTGAGGGCCACAAGCCTGGCACTTTTCCTAAAGCACTTGCGGACGGGGGATCCTATCGTGGTGGGGACAACACAAGCCGGCGCCCACCCCGGAGGGGCTCCGCCGCCTCACTAGACAGTCGGTTGAGTGTCTACGATAACGTTCCTTTCTCAGAAGTTGGAGATGATGAGGACGAAGCAGAAGGAGAGGAGGAGTCAAAACTTGAGGATGTGTTGGAGCGAGTCAGTGGCCTGCAGAGACTTGTCAATGCCTGGTCAGAAACAGGAACTGGGGAAGAAGAAGAGgatgaagaagaagaggaaggaGATTCAGATTCAGCCCTTGATTCTGCATCTCCTTGTCCATCATCCCCACTGCAGAACCGCTTAGAAGAGACAGAGAACGGCAGTGACCAGGACAGCACTGGAAACCCGCTAGCAGAAAGAGACGAGACACTCAGCTCACGTGAAAGATGCGACTCTGGTGTGGGAGCATCACTTACACGAGCCAACAG ACCTCAGAAACTGCGCTGGCCAAGTTTCCAGAGCTCACACCGACCAAGTCTGTCGTCAACAGTGCTACAAGTTGGATGTCAGTCAGTTTTGCAGATGAACCTCCTTCAGAAATACAGCCTGCTCAAACTTACCGCTCTCCTGGAGAGATACACACCCACCAACAAGCATGGCTTCAGCTG GGCTGTTCCTAAGTTTATGAAGCGGATCAAGGTTCGTGACTATAAGGACAGGAGTGTATTTGGCGTTCCACTGCAGGTGATAGTTCAAAGAAGCGGACAACCCCTGCCTCAGAGTATTCAGCAAGCCATGCGTTACCTACGGAGCCAATGCCTCGACCAG GTTGGGCTGTTTAGGAAATCAGGGGTGAAGTCACGTATCCAAGCCCTTCGCCACATGAACGAGTCATGCGGCGCTGGTGGGGGCGGAGTCAACTACGAGGGCCAATCAGCTTATGACGTGGCCGACATGCTAAAGCAGTATTTCCGAGACCTTCCCGAGCCTCTGCTTACCAGCAAACTGTCTGATACCTTTCTGCAGATCTATCAAT ATGTTCCCAAAGAGCAGCGTCTGCAGGCGGTGCGGGCCGCCGTATTGCTATTACCGGATGAGAACCGTGAAGCCCTGCAGACTTTGCTGTGCTTCCTGAGTGATGTAACGGCCAGCGTGGGTGAGAACCAGATGACCTGCACTAACCTGGCTGTCTGTTTGGCCCCCTCTCTCTTCCACCTCAACACACTGCGAAGAGAGAGCTCCTCACCCAG GGTCATGAACAGAAAGAACACTCTGGGAAAACCAGACCAAAGAGACTTGAATGAAAACCTGGCCGCCACACATGGCCTGGCGCATATGATACAGGAGTGCAGAAAACTCTTCCTG ATCCCAGAAGAGATGTCACGCTGTAGGAACTCTTACGTGGAGCAGGGCTTGAGTCCTATGCGGATGGAGGTGTTGGTGGAGGACTGCGGTTCTTGTAGCTACCAAAGTCTCCTCAAAGACAGCACTGACGCCCTGCTTAAAGAAGCCAAGGACAAATTCAAGGGTTACGACAGCTGCTCGACTCCTGAAAATGCTGAGCTCGCTTATAAGAAG GTTCAGGATGGGTCATCTCTGCGGCAGTGGAAAGTGTGCGTTGATGTGCCTGCGTCGGCTGAGGATGTATTGCAGCGGATTCTGCGGGAGCAGGAACGCTGGGATGAGGACCTGCTAGAGTGCAGAATCGTGGAGACACTGGAACATAACATGGAAGTCTATCAGTACATCAGGAACTCAATGGCGCCCCATCCGCCAAGAGACCATGTGGTGCTCAG GTCGTGGGTGACAGATTTGCCCAAGGGAGTGTGTGCTTTGGTGTGTGTGTCGGTAGATCACGAGAGTGCTGCCGTCCTGGGAGTTCGTGCTAATGTTCTGACCTCTCGCTACTACATTGAACCCTGCGGACCCAACAAGAGCCGGCTTACGCACATTTCAAGAATAGACTGCAG gggtCGTTGCCCTGAATGGTACAATAAGCTGTATGGCCACCTGTGTGCTGCAGAGGTGGTGCGGATACGAGACTCCTTTACCTGCCtggataaataa